A section of the Neorhizobium galegae bv. orientalis str. HAMBI 540 genome encodes:
- a CDS encoding AAA family ATPase translates to MQFQGTADYIADKDLMVAVNAAIRLERPLLVKGEPGTGKTELARQVAAALGLDLIEWNIKSTTKAQQGLYEYDAVSRLRDSQLGDERVHDVANYIRRGKLWQAFASDRKLVLLIDEIDKADIEFPNDLLQELDRMEFHVYETGEMVCAKVRPIVIITSNNEKELPDAFLRRCFFHYIRFPDVDTLARIVEVHYPGIKQALVRNALTQFYEIREMPGLKKKPSTSEALDWIRLLVSDDVDPSDLRGDARNALPKLHGALLKNEQDVHLFERMAFMARRER, encoded by the coding sequence ATGCAGTTTCAGGGTACAGCTGACTATATTGCCGACAAGGATCTGATGGTGGCGGTCAATGCTGCGATCCGGCTCGAACGTCCGCTGCTGGTGAAAGGCGAGCCCGGCACCGGCAAGACCGAGCTTGCGCGGCAGGTGGCCGCCGCCCTCGGGCTCGATCTGATCGAGTGGAACATCAAGTCCACCACCAAGGCGCAGCAGGGGCTCTACGAATACGACGCCGTCTCGCGGCTGCGCGACAGCCAACTCGGCGACGAACGCGTCCACGACGTGGCCAACTATATCCGCCGCGGCAAGCTATGGCAGGCGTTTGCCTCCGACAGGAAGCTCGTCCTGCTGATCGACGAGATCGACAAGGCGGATATCGAGTTCCCGAACGACCTGCTGCAGGAGCTCGACCGCATGGAATTCCATGTCTACGAGACCGGTGAAATGGTGTGCGCCAAGGTCCGGCCGATTGTCATCATCACCTCCAACAACGAGAAGGAACTGCCGGACGCCTTCCTGCGCCGCTGTTTCTTCCATTATATCCGCTTCCCGGACGTCGATACGCTCGCCCGCATCGTCGAGGTCCATTACCCCGGCATCAAGCAGGCGCTGGTGCGCAATGCGCTCACCCAATTCTACGAGATCCGCGAGATGCCGGGGCTGAAGAAAAAGCCCTCGACCTCCGAAGCGCTCGACTGGATCCGGCTGCTGGTCTCGGACGATGTCGACCCATCGGATCTGCGCGGCGACGCCCGGAACGCGCTGCCGAAGTTGCATGGCGCTCTCCTCAAGAACGAGCAGGACGTGCATCTCTTCGAGCGAATGGCCTTCATGGCGCGGCGGGAGCGGTAA
- the thiB gene encoding thiamine ABC transporter substrate binding subunit, with translation MRKTILSIFAAAAACSLSAPAEAQQKTLTIYTYESFISDWGPGPKVKEAFEKTCACRLNFVGVADGVALLTRLKLEGKGTDADIALGVDTNLISEAKATGLFEPHGLDVSAAKVPGNYSDDTFIPYDYGHFAVVYDTQAIKNPPKSLKELVEGDPAQKIAIEDPRTSTPGLGLLLWVKSVYGDKAPEAWAKLRKRVLTVTPGWSEAYGLFTKGEVPMVFSYTTSPAYHVVEEKTDRYQAASFSEGHYIQIEVAGLLKGAKEKDLAKQFLKFMVSPAFQDVIPTTNWMMPAAKTSQPLPDAFNKLVQPTKTFLMGSNEVAKNRQAWIDEWLTAMSLN, from the coding sequence ATGCGCAAGACCATTCTTTCGATATTTGCGGCCGCTGCCGCTTGTTCCCTTTCCGCGCCGGCCGAAGCGCAGCAAAAGACGCTGACCATCTACACTTATGAGAGCTTCATCTCCGATTGGGGTCCCGGTCCCAAGGTCAAGGAAGCCTTCGAAAAGACCTGCGCCTGCAGGCTGAATTTCGTCGGCGTCGCCGATGGCGTGGCGCTTCTCACCCGCCTGAAGCTGGAAGGCAAAGGCACCGACGCCGATATCGCGCTCGGCGTCGATACCAACCTGATCTCCGAGGCCAAGGCGACCGGTCTGTTCGAGCCGCATGGGCTCGACGTCTCGGCCGCCAAGGTCCCCGGCAATTACAGCGACGACACGTTCATCCCCTACGATTACGGCCATTTCGCCGTTGTCTATGATACCCAGGCGATAAAGAACCCGCCGAAGAGCCTGAAGGAACTGGTGGAAGGCGATCCGGCACAGAAGATCGCCATCGAGGATCCGCGCACCTCAACACCCGGCCTCGGCCTGTTGCTCTGGGTAAAATCGGTCTATGGCGACAAGGCACCGGAGGCCTGGGCCAAGCTCAGGAAACGCGTGCTGACTGTCACGCCAGGCTGGTCGGAGGCCTATGGCCTGTTCACCAAGGGCGAAGTGCCGATGGTGTTTTCCTACACGACCTCGCCCGCCTATCACGTGGTCGAGGAGAAGACGGACCGCTACCAGGCTGCCTCCTTCTCAGAAGGCCACTATATCCAGATCGAGGTCGCCGGCCTGCTGAAGGGGGCGAAGGAAAAGGATCTGGCGAAACAGTTCCTGAAATTCATGGTCTCACCGGCCTTCCAGGATGTCATCCCGACCACCAACTGGATGATGCCGGCCGCCAAGACTTCCCAGCCACTCCCCGACGCGTTCAACAAGCTGGTGCAGCCGACGAAAACTTTCCTGATGGGGTCGAACGAGGTGGCCAAGAACCGGCAGGCCTGGATCGACGAATGGCTGACCGCCATGAGCCTGAACTGA
- a CDS encoding methyl-accepting chemotaxis protein, which yields MNEISIRKPLSRRLTFFGFAAVLFASVVIGGLAWERQSSMTEQALQTELDSDLAVIQDDMAAQGRAASALALTIASLPETSPLILANDRQGLLSRYASMKSVKDASGLEMITFSTAAADAVARVHDPDVFGDNIKARRKMVATSLSDKKLVVGIETGRTAVSLFATAPVVTDGKVVGVVDVGLKLVDAYFSRLTKEANAYVALYTKGADKFDKQASTFGGEPILSGAELQEAYDKGSVRRYADIGGKHYAVEAVPLLDFSGTKVGVLEIASDITPLVTASETALWMTALGTVAVSILSLIGFLIFARSLGGTVRRLTVTMAKLAAGDLSAKVEGQERQDEIGAMARAVQVFKASAEENVRLEHQASEAREAQEHQRQRQSAIDSAKGEDLRAFVYAIEEGFNQLAGGDLTVRMDGAVAAEFEPIRAKFNSSVGNLEEAIGSVVGAVGTIRAGLQEISIASNDLAKRTEQQAASLEETVAALGQVTSAVNDSAGGASRAQGVASLAQQKAQRGGEIVASAVAAMAAIEGSAEQISRIIGVIDDIAFQTNLLALNAGVEAARAGEAGRGFAVVAQEVRGLAQRSADAAKEIKTLISTSSAQVKQGVELVTASGKSLDDIVGEVAQMSTFVNTISSSTSEQAMSLREVAASADQMDKVTQQNAAMVEETTAAAQSLTQETDSLADMMARFKTNGGAPSQTYASGGYRSRAA from the coding sequence ATGAACGAGATCAGCATCAGGAAGCCATTGTCGAGACGGCTTACCTTCTTCGGTTTTGCAGCCGTGCTTTTCGCGAGCGTGGTAATCGGCGGGCTTGCATGGGAACGCCAGTCGAGCATGACCGAGCAGGCGCTGCAGACGGAGCTTGATAGCGATCTCGCGGTCATCCAGGACGACATGGCCGCCCAGGGGCGTGCCGCTTCCGCGCTGGCGCTGACGATCGCTTCCCTGCCGGAAACTTCCCCGCTCATTCTCGCCAACGATCGGCAGGGCCTGCTCTCCCGCTATGCCAGCATGAAGAGCGTCAAGGACGCGAGCGGGCTTGAAATGATCACCTTCAGCACCGCGGCGGCCGATGCGGTTGCCCGCGTGCACGATCCGGATGTCTTCGGCGACAACATCAAGGCACGCCGCAAGATGGTCGCGACTTCGCTCAGCGACAAGAAACTGGTGGTCGGCATCGAGACCGGTCGCACCGCCGTCAGCCTGTTTGCAACCGCCCCCGTCGTCACGGACGGCAAGGTCGTCGGTGTGGTGGATGTCGGGCTGAAGCTCGTCGATGCCTATTTCTCCCGCCTGACCAAGGAAGCGAACGCCTATGTCGCGCTCTACACCAAGGGTGCCGACAAGTTCGACAAGCAGGCTTCCACCTTTGGCGGCGAGCCGATCCTGAGCGGCGCCGAGCTTCAGGAGGCCTATGACAAGGGTTCCGTGCGGCGTTATGCGGATATCGGCGGCAAGCATTACGCCGTCGAGGCGGTGCCGCTCCTCGACTTCTCGGGCACCAAGGTCGGCGTTCTCGAAATCGCCTCTGATATCACGCCGCTGGTTACGGCCAGCGAGACGGCGCTGTGGATGACCGCACTCGGCACTGTCGCCGTTTCGATCCTGTCGCTGATCGGCTTCCTGATCTTTGCCCGCTCACTCGGCGGCACGGTCCGTCGCCTGACCGTGACGATGGCGAAGCTTGCCGCCGGCGATCTTAGCGCCAAGGTGGAAGGCCAGGAGCGCCAGGACGAGATCGGAGCAATGGCGCGTGCCGTCCAGGTCTTCAAGGCATCAGCCGAGGAGAATGTTCGGCTGGAGCACCAGGCGTCGGAGGCCCGCGAGGCGCAGGAACATCAGCGCCAGCGCCAGTCGGCGATCGACAGTGCCAAGGGCGAGGACCTGCGCGCTTTCGTCTATGCGATCGAGGAAGGCTTCAACCAGCTTGCCGGCGGCGATCTGACGGTCCGTATGGACGGTGCCGTCGCAGCAGAATTCGAGCCGATCCGCGCCAAGTTCAACAGTTCGGTCGGCAATCTCGAAGAGGCGATCGGCTCGGTCGTCGGAGCCGTCGGCACGATCCGCGCGGGTCTGCAGGAAATCTCGATCGCCTCCAACGATCTTGCCAAGCGCACGGAACAGCAGGCCGCAAGCCTTGAAGAGACGGTTGCCGCTCTCGGCCAGGTGACCTCGGCCGTCAACGACAGCGCCGGCGGCGCAAGCCGCGCCCAGGGCGTCGCATCGCTTGCGCAGCAGAAGGCCCAGCGCGGCGGCGAGATCGTCGCCAGTGCGGTCGCCGCCATGGCTGCCATCGAAGGCTCGGCCGAGCAGATCAGCCGGATCATCGGCGTGATCGACGACATCGCCTTCCAGACCAACCTTCTCGCCCTCAACGCAGGGGTCGAAGCCGCCCGCGCCGGCGAGGCTGGTCGCGGGTTCGCAGTCGTCGCCCAGGAGGTCCGCGGGCTCGCCCAGCGTTCGGCCGATGCCGCCAAGGAGATCAAGACGCTGATCTCGACATCGTCCGCGCAGGTCAAGCAGGGCGTCGAGCTCGTCACCGCTTCCGGCAAGTCGCTCGACGACATCGTCGGCGAAGTCGCGCAGATGAGCACGTTCGTCAACACGATCAGCTCAAGCACCAGCGAGCAGGCGATGAGCCTGCGCGAAGTGGCGGCCTCCGCCGACCAGATGGACAAGGTGACCCAGCAGAACGCCGCGATGGTGGAAGAAACCACTGCCGCCGCCCAGAGCCTGACGCAGGAAACCGACAGCCTCGCCGACATGATGGCCCGCTTCAAGACAAATGGCGGTGCACCCTCGCAGACCTATGCTTCCGGCGGTTATCGCTCGCGCGCGGCCTAA
- a CDS encoding vWA domain-containing protein has protein sequence MFIPFFLHLKEAKIPVTLREFLDLLEGVEEGIADFDVEAFYFLARTALVKDERHIDKFDRVFSSYFRGLEMVSGEPGLDAANIPEEWLRKLTEKHLSDEEKKLVESLGGFEKLMETLRQRLEEQRGRHQGGSKWIGTGGMSPFGAYGYNPEGVRIGQDQSRHRRAVKVWDKREFADFDDKVELGTRNIKLALKRLRRWVREGAIEEFDLPGTIRSTAEHGYLDVQTRPERRNAVKLLMFFDVGGSMDDHIRVVEELFSAARAEFKHMEHFYFHNCLYEGVWRENRRRADRTPTLDLIRSYGADYKVIFVGDASMSPYEITHTGGSVEHWNQEPGEAWIRRVTDHFHRCVWLNPLPQDHWSHTTSIGVMRQLMTERMFPLTLGGLEQATRALTR, from the coding sequence ATGTTCATTCCCTTCTTCCTTCACCTCAAAGAAGCGAAGATCCCGGTAACACTCCGGGAATTCCTCGACCTTCTGGAAGGGGTGGAAGAAGGGATCGCGGATTTCGACGTGGAGGCCTTCTATTTCCTCGCCCGCACGGCGCTGGTGAAGGACGAGCGGCATATCGACAAGTTCGACCGGGTCTTTTCGTCCTATTTCCGCGGGCTCGAAATGGTCTCCGGGGAGCCTGGCCTGGACGCCGCCAATATCCCTGAGGAATGGCTGCGCAAGCTCACAGAAAAGCATCTGAGCGACGAAGAGAAGAAGCTCGTCGAGTCGCTCGGCGGGTTCGAGAAGCTGATGGAGACCCTGCGCCAGCGGCTCGAGGAGCAGAGGGGTCGGCATCAGGGCGGCTCGAAATGGATCGGCACTGGCGGCATGTCACCTTTCGGCGCTTATGGCTATAATCCGGAAGGCGTGCGGATCGGCCAGGACCAGTCCCGTCACCGCCGGGCGGTAAAAGTCTGGGACAAGCGCGAGTTCGCCGATTTCGATGACAAGGTGGAGCTCGGCACCCGCAACATCAAGCTTGCGCTGAAGCGGCTGCGCCGCTGGGTGCGGGAAGGGGCGATCGAGGAGTTCGATCTGCCGGGCACGATCCGCTCTACTGCCGAGCATGGTTATCTCGACGTCCAGACCCGGCCGGAACGACGCAACGCGGTGAAGCTGCTGATGTTCTTCGATGTCGGAGGGTCGATGGACGACCATATCCGGGTGGTCGAAGAGCTGTTCTCGGCAGCCCGCGCCGAGTTCAAGCATATGGAGCATTTCTACTTCCACAACTGCCTCTATGAAGGCGTGTGGCGAGAGAACCGCCGCCGGGCCGACCGGACGCCGACGCTCGACCTCATCCGCAGTTATGGCGCCGACTACAAGGTGATCTTCGTCGGGGATGCCTCGATGAGCCCCTATGAGATCACCCATACGGGCGGTTCGGTGGAGCATTGGAACCAGGAACCGGGCGAGGCCTGGATCAGGCGCGTCACCGACCACTTCCATCGCTGCGTCTGGCTCAATCCGCTGCCGCAGGACCATTGGAGCCATACGACCTCGATCGGGGTGATGCGGCAGCTGATGACCGAACGGATGTTTCCGCTGACGCTCGGCGGGTTGGAACAGGCGACGCGCGCGCTCACCCGCTGA
- a CDS encoding aldose epimerase family protein, translating to MADQNMADQNFEVFGTTEKGETVYRVRISGGGLTASVITWGAVIQDLRLDGHQPPLVLGFGRFEDYLKHSPYFGATPGRSSNRIGGGRFTLDGKQYQLELNERGVTHLHGGSDGIGRSNWTIVEHAADKVVLRITDPDGRAGYPGNCTITAIYQLKSDGVLSVVYQSTTDQPTLANICQHTYFNLDGHEDALGHDIMIAADHVLVLDDNQVPTGELMPVAGTPFDLRDMGPMKRFDGEAQVLFDHNFCLSPERTAKRAVALARSIHSGVSLEVRTTEPGVQLYAAFKLSQIPVPGLDGRRYGAFAGFCLETQVWPDAINHANFPNAVLRPGEVLRQETDYVFSKQ from the coding sequence ATGGCGGACCAGAATATGGCGGACCAGAATTTCGAAGTTTTCGGCACCACGGAAAAGGGCGAAACCGTCTATCGTGTCCGGATCTCCGGCGGCGGGCTCACCGCCAGTGTCATCACCTGGGGCGCGGTGATCCAGGACCTCCGGCTCGACGGCCATCAGCCGCCGCTCGTGCTCGGCTTCGGACGGTTTGAGGACTATCTGAAGCATTCCCCATATTTCGGCGCGACGCCCGGCCGTTCGTCCAACCGTATCGGCGGTGGCCGCTTCACGCTGGATGGGAAGCAATATCAGCTGGAACTGAACGAACGGGGCGTCACCCATCTCCATGGCGGCTCGGATGGCATCGGCCGCAGCAACTGGACGATCGTCGAGCATGCTGCCGACAAGGTGGTGCTGCGGATCACCGATCCCGACGGCCGTGCGGGTTATCCTGGAAACTGCACGATCACCGCGATCTACCAACTCAAAAGTGACGGCGTTCTTTCCGTCGTCTACCAATCCACCACGGATCAGCCGACGCTCGCCAATATCTGCCAGCATACCTATTTCAACCTCGACGGCCACGAGGATGCGCTCGGTCATGACATCATGATCGCAGCCGACCATGTGCTCGTCCTTGACGACAATCAGGTGCCGACCGGCGAATTGATGCCGGTCGCGGGCACGCCTTTCGACCTGCGCGACATGGGGCCGATGAAGCGGTTCGACGGCGAGGCTCAGGTCCTGTTCGATCATAACTTCTGCCTGTCGCCGGAGCGAACGGCCAAACGTGCGGTGGCTTTGGCGCGCAGCATCCATTCCGGCGTGTCGTTGGAGGTTCGCACCACCGAGCCCGGCGTGCAGCTTTATGCCGCTTTCAAGCTGTCGCAGATCCCCGTGCCGGGCCTCGATGGCCGCCGATATGGGGCTTTTGCCGGGTTCTGCCTGGAAACCCAGGTCTGGCCGGATGCCATCAACCACGCCAACTTCCCGAATGCGGTGCTGCGCCCGGGCGAGGTGTTGCGGCAGGAAACCGACTATGTCTTTTCGAAACAATGA
- a CDS encoding thiamine diphosphokinase yields MHMTHSTFTILLGGSLTVTDRLRDAIDGSRFIAADSGMRHAVALGVKPELWVGDFDSSDAALIAQFPDVERQTYPPAKSETDGEIATSEATDRGATRLIFVGALGGERSDHALQHLFHAMGLAERGLDILLTSGDEEALPLLPGARTLDLPKGSLFSVIGFSDLEGLDIIGARYPLDNFSLPFGSSRTVSNVAEGQVDFHLRKGKAMILARPHDFTGA; encoded by the coding sequence ATGCACATGACCCATTCGACCTTCACCATTCTGCTCGGCGGCAGTCTCACCGTCACCGACCGCCTGCGGGACGCGATCGACGGCAGCCGCTTCATCGCGGCCGACAGCGGCATGCGCCATGCGGTGGCGCTCGGCGTGAAGCCGGAACTCTGGGTCGGCGATTTCGACTCCTCGGATGCCGCGCTGATAGCGCAGTTCCCGGACGTCGAGCGACAGACCTACCCGCCCGCCAAGTCCGAAACCGACGGCGAGATCGCAACCTCGGAAGCGACCGACCGCGGTGCCACAAGACTGATCTTCGTCGGCGCACTCGGCGGCGAGCGCAGCGACCATGCGCTCCAGCACCTCTTTCACGCCATGGGCCTTGCCGAACGCGGCCTCGATATCCTGCTGACGTCAGGCGACGAGGAAGCCTTGCCGCTGCTGCCGGGCGCAAGGACGCTCGACCTGCCGAAGGGTTCGCTGTTTTCGGTCATCGGTTTTTCCGACCTGGAAGGGCTCGATATCATCGGCGCACGTTATCCGCTCGACAACTTCTCACTCCCCTTCGGCTCCTCGCGCACCGTCTCGAACGTTGCGGAAGGCCAGGTGGATTTCCATTTGAGGAAGGGCAAGGCCATGATCCTTGCCCGCCCCCACGACTTTACAGGAGCCTGA
- a CDS encoding response regulator: MLTNVTRRRLAAEAMNQRVMIVEDEFLIALDVAETIEAMGLKVAGFANARKHALALAAYADIALVDVNLSDGRTGPEIGRELAEQYGITVVFMTGNPDDVEAGVKGSLGVLTKPVMPDVVEKTIDYAVANRLGGMAIVPRELKVFPQNH, encoded by the coding sequence ATGCTGACAAATGTTACGCGTCGTCGGCTGGCCGCTGAGGCGATGAATCAGAGAGTTATGATTGTCGAAGACGAGTTTCTGATCGCGCTCGATGTTGCCGAGACGATCGAAGCCATGGGCCTTAAAGTCGCCGGTTTTGCCAATGCCCGCAAACACGCCCTGGCGCTCGCCGCCTATGCCGATATCGCCCTGGTCGACGTCAATCTCTCGGACGGCCGGACCGGTCCGGAGATCGGCCGAGAGCTTGCCGAGCAATATGGCATCACCGTCGTCTTCATGACGGGTAATCCGGACGATGTGGAAGCCGGCGTCAAGGGCTCGCTCGGCGTTCTCACCAAACCGGTCATGCCTGACGTAGTCGAGAAGACGATCGACTACGCCGTTGCCAACCGACTCGGCGGCATGGCGATCGTTCCGCGTGAACTGAAAGTGTTTCCGCAGAACCACTGA
- a CDS encoding ABC-F family ATP-binding cassette domain-containing protein, whose product MAPPILKLDDIFLSFGGAPLLAGAGMQVEPGDRICLVGRNGSGKSTLMKIAAGMVEPQSGEVFRHPSSTIRYLEQAPDFADYSTVQAYAEAGLGPGDDPYRVTYLLEHLGLTGQEHPNTLSGGESRRAALARVMAPEPDILMLDEPTNHLDLPTIEWLEEELRKTRSALVVISHDRRFLEKVSNATVWLDRGTSRRLNRGFGDFEAWRDEVLEAEELEQHKLGKAIEREEHWLRYGVTARRKRNMRRLGELHTMRGNYRGHKGPQGTVQASVSEGRESGKLVIEAEFITKNYDERIIVAPFSIRVHRGDCIGLVGPNGAGKTTLLKMLTGQLAPDTGTVKLGTNLEIATLDQKREDLDPEDTLSHYLTDGRGETLLVNGEQRHVAGYMKDFLFQPEQIRTPIKNLSGGERARLMLARIMARPSNLLILDEPTNDLDIETLDLLQEIVAGYTGTVILVSHDRDFLDRTVTSTIAPANPDAPDGRWIEYAGGYTDMLAQRKGALEERRRTEKADRAKTDTAAPASGTNKGKGKLSFKQKFALENLPKEMAKAEAEIAAREKKMADPNLFTKDPAAFNKLAAEMEKLRQSISKMEEEWLELEMLREEIEG is encoded by the coding sequence TTGGCGCCCCCAATTCTGAAACTTGACGATATTTTCCTGAGCTTCGGCGGCGCGCCGCTTCTCGCCGGTGCCGGCATGCAGGTGGAGCCGGGCGACCGGATCTGCCTCGTCGGCCGCAACGGTTCCGGCAAATCGACGCTGATGAAGATCGCCGCCGGCATGGTCGAGCCCCAATCGGGCGAGGTGTTCCGCCATCCCTCCTCGACCATCCGCTATCTCGAACAGGCGCCGGATTTCGCCGATTATTCGACGGTGCAGGCCTACGCCGAAGCGGGCCTTGGCCCGGGCGACGATCCCTACCGCGTCACTTACCTGCTCGAACATCTGGGCCTCACCGGCCAGGAACACCCGAACACGCTCTCCGGCGGAGAATCCCGACGCGCAGCACTGGCCCGCGTCATGGCGCCCGAGCCGGACATCCTGATGCTCGACGAGCCGACCAACCATCTCGACCTGCCGACCATCGAATGGCTGGAAGAGGAGCTGCGCAAGACGAGAAGCGCGCTGGTGGTGATCTCGCATGACCGTCGCTTCCTCGAAAAAGTCTCGAATGCCACGGTCTGGCTCGATCGCGGCACCTCGCGACGCCTGAACCGCGGTTTCGGCGATTTCGAAGCCTGGCGCGACGAGGTGCTGGAGGCGGAAGAGCTGGAACAGCACAAGCTCGGCAAGGCGATCGAGCGCGAGGAGCACTGGCTGCGCTACGGCGTGACGGCCCGCCGCAAGCGCAACATGCGCCGCCTCGGCGAGCTTCACACGATGCGCGGCAATTACCGCGGTCACAAGGGGCCGCAGGGCACGGTGCAGGCGAGCGTCAGCGAAGGCCGCGAATCCGGCAAGCTGGTCATCGAGGCCGAGTTCATCACCAAAAATTATGACGAGCGGATCATCGTCGCGCCGTTCTCGATCCGCGTGCATCGCGGCGACTGCATCGGTCTCGTCGGCCCGAACGGCGCCGGCAAGACCACGCTCCTGAAAATGCTGACCGGCCAGCTGGCGCCCGACACCGGTACCGTCAAGCTCGGTACAAATCTGGAAATCGCGACACTCGACCAGAAACGCGAGGATCTGGACCCCGAGGACACGCTGTCCCATTATCTGACGGATGGACGCGGCGAGACGCTGCTGGTCAACGGCGAACAGCGGCATGTCGCAGGCTACATGAAGGACTTCCTGTTCCAGCCGGAGCAGATCAGGACACCGATCAAGAACCTGTCGGGCGGCGAGCGCGCCCGGCTGATGCTGGCCCGCATCATGGCCCGGCCGTCCAACCTGCTGATCCTCGACGAACCGACCAACGACCTCGACATCGAGACGCTGGATCTGCTGCAGGAAATCGTCGCCGGCTATACCGGCACCGTCATCCTCGTCAGCCACGACCGCGACTTCCTCGATCGCACCGTGACCTCGACCATCGCCCCCGCCAATCCGGACGCACCGGACGGCCGCTGGATCGAATATGCCGGCGGCTACACGGACATGCTGGCGCAGCGCAAGGGCGCGCTGGAGGAAAGGCGCCGCACGGAGAAAGCCGACAGGGCAAAAACCGATACTGCGGCACCGGCTTCCGGCACCAACAAGGGCAAAGGCAAGCTTTCCTTCAAGCAGAAATTCGCGCTCGAGAACCTGCCGAAGGAAATGGCGAAAGCCGAGGCCGAGATCGCCGCCCGCGAGAAGAAGATGGCCGATCCCAACCTCTTCACCAAGGATCCCGCCGCCTTCAACAAGCTGGCTGCGGAGATGGAAAAGCTGCGCCAAAGCATCAGCAAAATGGAAGAAGAATGGCTGGAGCTCGAAATGCTGCGTGAGGAAATCGAGGGCTAG
- the metA gene encoding homoserine O-acetyltransferase MetA, translating into MPIKIPDTLPAYSTLVSEGVRVMTETMAVRQDIRPLQIGLLNLMPNKIKTELQMARLVGASPLQVEFSLIRVGGHKAKNTSEDHLLSFYETWEEVKHRKFDGFIITGAPIETLPFEDVTYWDEMRQILDWTATNVHSTMNVCWGAMAAIYHFHGVPKYELKEKAFGVYRHRNLVPSSIYLNGFSDDFQVPVSRWTEVRRADIEKNPNLEILMESEEMGICLVHEKAGKRLYMFNHVEYDSTSLADEYFRDVNAGVPIKMPHNYFPHNDDTLTPLNRWRSHAHLLFGNWINEIYQTTPYDPEKIGTE; encoded by the coding sequence ATGCCGATCAAGATTCCCGATACGCTGCCCGCATACAGCACCCTCGTTTCCGAGGGCGTCCGGGTGATGACCGAAACCATGGCGGTGCGGCAGGACATTCGTCCGCTGCAGATCGGGCTGCTCAACCTCATGCCGAACAAGATCAAGACCGAGCTGCAGATGGCGCGCCTCGTCGGCGCCTCGCCGCTGCAGGTCGAATTCTCGCTGATCCGCGTCGGCGGCCACAAGGCGAAGAACACGTCGGAGGATCATCTCCTTTCCTTCTATGAAACTTGGGAAGAGGTGAAGCACCGCAAGTTCGACGGTTTCATCATTACTGGCGCACCGATCGAGACACTTCCCTTCGAGGACGTCACCTATTGGGACGAGATGAGACAAATCCTCGACTGGACCGCGACCAACGTGCATTCGACCATGAATGTCTGCTGGGGCGCGATGGCGGCGATCTACCATTTCCATGGCGTGCCGAAATACGAGCTCAAGGAAAAGGCGTTCGGCGTCTATCGCCATCGCAACCTCGTGCCGTCCTCGATCTATCTCAACGGCTTTTCGGACGATTTCCAGGTGCCGGTATCGCGCTGGACGGAAGTCCGCCGCGCCGATATCGAGAAGAACCCGAACCTCGAAATCCTGATGGAATCCGAGGAAATGGGTATCTGCCTGGTGCACGAGAAGGCCGGCAAGCGGCTCTACATGTTCAACCATGTGGAATACGACTCCACCTCGCTGGCCGACGAATATTTCCGGGACGTCAATGCCGGCGTACCGATCAAGATGCCGCATAACTACTTCCCGCATAACGACGACACGCTGACGCCCTTGAACCGTTGGCGCAGCCATGCACATCTTCTGTTCGGCAACTGGATCAACGAGATCTACCAGACGACCCCTTATGATCCGGAGAAGATCGGTACCGAATAG